Below is a genomic region from Rosa chinensis cultivar Old Blush chromosome 5, RchiOBHm-V2, whole genome shotgun sequence.
ttggaTATAAATGGTCAATTGTAAAATTTACAATCTTATGCTAGTTCTTGCTAATCTCTTTGCAGTCGTACCCCGTGAtgactaactacctcaagtcagTCCTGTACTATTGGGCTGGAGATGCCTGAAGCTACAGAAGGTATGCACATTGTTGGTCACCCCTCTAAACAAACCTGATGGATTCGTCAAGCACTCTATGGTGAATCGAAGTGGAGGCATATTGGTCCATGATTTGGCTTATTACTACTGGCCACAGTATACCCCCATTTCGCACCGACATATCATGATCTTACATTGTTCACAATAGGCCTCATCATGGGCCGGACTTAGGGCCGGGTCGAGGCCTCAAAATGCAAACACCCGCCCTCAAGGCCTATTCTGCAAGGGCcaaaagggccgggccgggccagccTTTCCGAATAGGGTCGGGTTGAGCTTTTGTCTAACTCACATAAAATCAAATTTTGCTaactataaaaattaaaaaaaaattaaaaataaaaataaaaaataaaaagatcacTGAATAATACTTTGATATTGTAGAACCTGAGTTGATACAAATAATTACAAATCCCACATTAACTCAAGTCTCAAACTCACATTCTCAGTTCCTCAGAGTCTCACTGATTAATTGCACTGAGGTATATATTAAGCCACTAAGGCtacaaaaactacaaaaactGCTTTGATACAAGAACTAATCAAGTCCTCATCAATTCCCAAAAACGTTGTAATGTTTGATACAAAAATTGTATCAATTCCCAAAAAGTTGCAAAGGTTTGCTGTTTACACAACCAAGTCTTCACCAAACAAAGAACCtacacaaaaacatataaataatTTAGAAACTGGACATATATTTCAGTTCACACAAATAGTGCTTGATCAAGGAAGAACtgtgagattgagagagagagagagagagatccaaaAAGAGATTCAAACTCAGAAGGCCAGAACAAACAAAAATCGAGAACGAGGTCCTCACCTTCTATGTCAACGGTGGATGCATAACAGAGACTGGGAACGAAGACCACAACTTGTGCGTCGACGTCGCCTATTCCATTTCCTCAGCTCGCGTCAGAACAGGACACTGTCAACATCACAGCCTTAGCTCACATCGCCGACTCCGTCTACTCCTCGATCTACCGTCCGACTCGTCACAGCCCTACCAGAACAAGTCTCGATTTGAGGTCCGACTCGTCACAAGCCTACCGGAACTCGCCTCGCGACTACTCCACCTCAATCTTCGATCCGACTTGACACAAGCTCGCCTCGCGTCTAAGGGATACTGGGATAACGTCTGGCCGTCTGCCGTTAGTGGTGGCTGAGAAAGGCGGTCTGGACTCTGATAAAGGAACAATGGGTTtgagtctgagagagagaggcggccTATGTTTGAGAGAGACTCGATAGTGAGATTTGGGAATGTGGGAAAACGTCTGCTACTCTGCCGTTTAGGTTTTGCTTTTGCCTATTGCTACTTGAGTTGGACTTCGACAGTTGGGCTTCGTACCTTCAGCCTTTGGGTGTTAAACACACAGACTCTATCATTTTGTAATATGACAGATTGACAGATTCAAATAATTCATCAAAACTCCCATAGTTTTTTACACATGTAAtattgtaatagaaaataacaaacatatattaatataatattaaatTTTAGGGTCGGgttagggccgggcttttaggGTCTGGCCGAGCCTAGCCCTAAATggctcaatcgggccgggccgtagggtagggctggGCTTCATTTGtatgacccataccctaccctattttaaaaagggtagggccggcccacCCTAATGGAAGGGTCGGGCTGGGCTTCGGCCCTACCGGCCGGCTGGACTTAGGGAGGGATTtaggcccaagggccatatgatgaggcctagttcACAATCTTGAAAGCCACTTGTCATGCTGGGATGCGCGTTGGGTAAGCAATGatcctattaaagaaaaatatttgcaCTCCTTGCTTTCAATTGTGTTGCTCTActaaatatttttcttctataCATGTCTTTTCGAGGTGGGCTCTTGTGAAAGATGCAAAAGTTGCAAAGAATATGATCAAATTCATAGAGCTCAACACTATTGGCGCCTCCAAGGATTCTCACCTCCGAGTTGCCAAGATCTTAGAAGTCATGACCAACACCATTGAAAGACTTGGCAGCTCAGATTCCAGTGGATCCTTCTTTGAGATAAGCTAAAGCCTCATGCATGGCAGAGAAGTGGTGGCTGCTTCGAGCGGCGGTGAACAATGGCATAATGTTTAGTTTGCCTAACTTTGCACGAGGTTTCTGCCACTTCCTTCAAAGGGAGACGCAGCCTCAACTTGGTAAGTGAAAATTCACCACCAACCATTAGTATATGACATTATTAAAACAAAAAGTGGACATTATGAGCCTTTCCGGCAATGTTGTTGTGACAATTAATGAATGCTTATAAGGTAAAAGAACCAACAAATATACCAAACTTCTTTTCAGGGAATAGAATTAATCACTTGACAAAATCGACTGCATAAATGAAAGCAGCTATATATAACAAGCAAAGATGTTTTACCTTGCGCTGAAAAAGGAGAGATGTCATGTCTCTTAGAACACCTCCACCTCCCCGAGGCAACTATTCCcattagggatggcaatggggagggtagggtaaggggattaaattaccatccctatacccgacttcattctccATCCCTATACCCtccccaatccccgtaataagatattggggattccccgtccccgtccctattggggattaggtccccatacccgccccaatccccattaAGAATATTaccaatttattatataaaaatttatacaaacaattatggattgtaaaatatgaagttaaaattgaacatcaaaataaaataaatttcttatttcaatcaaggaaaattaacatattgataaagatcttttattaaaagaatcttcttttttttgaaaatatttattaacagaatttaaatattgacaaaaagatgaagtttacataaatatttatttataaataatatcaaaaatatatataataaataaacaaatatatatatatatatatatgtatttcgtataattcttattgggtgggtatggggatggggatcaaaataccatccccgccccgtacCCGATTTCAAAATTTGAATACTAGGGATCCCCATCCCTGTTACCCGATTTTCCCCGAATTTCTCCccattagggtcgaataccctatgggtaccctacccgatggagatttttgccatccctaattCCCATGTCTGCCCTCCTATATTTTCCATACCATCCATTTCTATCAACTACTAAATTTATACGAGTAATGTTACAATACTGCTCTCTGGGACCCCATATGTGCTCGAGACCAGATCTCTATTTGTGCTTTCCCATTTGAGCTCCAATGAAGATAGCAAAATATttgctccccaacctagcttcgaaccccgaagctgtcaaagtggtcaggcactgtgctgcaatgcacagttggagcatttcacatgcgccgaaggggtttatcttgggcctaggaagcctttgggttccccttgacaaagtcaaaaaaaaaaaaaaaaaaagatagcaaAATATTGAAAGGGGATTAAGGGATACTTAATGTACTTAAGGCTGAGTAGTATTTATAAAAGCTAGGACGGCAAAACGGATAGCAAGACTAGAGTTTGTTGAATTAGGAATAAGCTTTCCACTAATTTCAAACGACTTCCTAAAAATGCATGCATctgttttcaaaataaatagctAGCAAACAGCGGCATTAAAGTTGGTTGAACAACAGATAAGGTTTTCATAATTTTTAAATAAGCGTTAAAGGAAATGCATGCTTAATTTACGGAATCAATAGCTAACAATACTAAAGTCTGTTCATCTACAGATAATAGTTTACAAAATTCAATGCAAGCATTAAAAGAATTGATGTCCAAGTCATATAAAGTCATAAATAGTGACATTGTAGTTTGTTTAACTATAGACCGACTTTAGTAAATTCAGGTGAGTGTCAGAAGAAGCTCATACataagttataaaaataaatagctAGAGACATTACAAGTTGTTGAACCACATATAAGTTTCACTAAATTTACTGGAGACTCACGTTAATTTAAGTTGACAAAAGTAATAGCTAGAGGACACAATAGTTTGTTTATACCGAGGGAGTATTCAGAGCatcgccgtgcacttgcaccaacacaaataaatggttagattgcattaaatacactttttgtttattaaaaataaagttaataataaatatcaagggttgagattattttataaggattgggtcacttgcaccgtcggtgcatagaataatttccatgtttACACCAGGGAAATTTACGTAAATTCACATAAGTGTTAGAGGAACTGATTTAAGTTGAGAAATAAATAGCTAAAAGTTGTTGAACTACAAATAAGCTTCGCTAAATTTAGGGGAGCATCAAAGAAACTGATGTATAGGCTATAAAAGTCAATTAAGAGCTACGAACGCCACATACATAGTTTGTTTAACCACAAGCGTAATCTCATTAAATTCACTCAAGTGTTAGAAGAAACTGATTTGTATGTTACAAAAGTTAATATGTCACGATAATATAATTTGTTTTAATAATATAAGACTCATGGTATTATTTCAGAATGATCTCTTGATGTTTATTGTAATCTATGCAAGTGTCAACAGAAGCTCATTTATAAGTTTTAAATATCAACAACTACGAACCCTTAAATACCAATAAGGAATCGAGAAACACATTACAATGGTGTGTTAGGATTTCTACTCATATGTTTGAACCTAAATTTAGCAATCTTCAAACACTTTGGACTACAAGGTTCGTCATGGCCAAAACCAAACCACGACCGAAGTAAATTAAGGCATTTGCCCAAGAATGAGGTAGTGCTCTGTCATTTAAGACATTCAAGAAAATGAAGGCATTCAGTCTAATCATGGACGAGAAATTTGAATAACAATGAAATGGGATTCCTTGAAAAATTCAAGCTCTTCATGTGGCTAATATCAAACTATGCCTCTTCAGTTTTCCTTTATAGTTTTTAGGAATATCTATAGAGAAACTAATTTTGTAGCATATCATCTTACGTCTCTTGGTCATACTATTCCTACTACTTCGGTTTGGTTCAATTAATTGCCTCCTTTTATCTGTGTCCCAGCGATCCAGTTAGATTAGGGGCGGTTTCTGTTGTATCAAAAAAATCAATACTGGACTTTGTCAACCTCGTGCATCCAATGACTTGGACcattaatttatgattaataGTATAATCAAGGATACTCAATGTCATATTTCATGTAAAAACATAATTGTAGTGATTTAATATATTCATAGATAACTTTGTCGACTTTGCTCTGCCCTAGCCGTGCAACTGATCGAGCCCGAAAAGAAGATGGCAGCGGTGTCTCCTTCACTGTCATAGGAGGCCGTGGTGAATCTGGTTGGTGGAGAGGATGCTGTCCACGATTAGTTTTTCTATCTCTGTGGCCGATTTCTGTCCGAGAAGGCGGTGGTGCTTCCGTCGTTCTCGACGGCAATCTCCaatatttgggggggggggggggggggtttctgTTGTATCAAAAAAATCAATACTGGACTTTGTCAACCTCGTGCATCCAATGACTTGGACcattaatttatgattaataGTATAATCAAGGATACTAAATGTCATATTTCATGTAAAAACATAATTGTAGTGATTTAATATATTCATAGATAACTTTGTCGACTTTGCTCTGCCCTAGCCGTGCAACTGATCGAGCCCGAAAAGAAGATGGCAGCGGTGTCTCCTTCACTGTCATAGGAGGCCGTGGTGAATCTGGTTGGTGGAGAGGATGCTGTCCACGATTAGTTTTTCTATCTCTGTGGCCGACTTCTGTCCGAGAAGGCGGTGGTGCTTCCGTCGTTCTCGACGGCAATCTCCAATATTTGGGGAGGTGTGGATTTATGCTCCAACTCGAATGAGAAGGAGCTACTTATTGGTTAATTGTTTTGGCTAGGGGTTAGAGCCTGTGTGAGCATGATTAagtttctatgagtcttctatgatgtTTCTAGTTCCTTCCTTGTActacaattgcgtgattggcaagggagggctagttgaatgatttctttccgtaggaggcgaAGCTTAATTGTGAGCTTCCCAATGATGTTAATTAGTTTGCTTTAGCTTGGATAGGTTTtaccggattttcttgccggaattcttatgtaagttttgtaaGCTATGGCCTATTGGCTATTGATTATTGAATAACAATcaacttctattaaaaaaaaaaaaaacagatactGAATGTCTGATTCGTGTGTATCAGTAGTACTACAGCATTATATTGATTGAAAACTTCAAACTTCTGAACCAGTCAATTCCCAAACACACACTTCACATACAAGAAAATTATCTTTGTGGAACTGGTAAACAAGGCCGGCTGCCCTATTTTAGTCTTCAGAAGAAAACTATACAAAAGCTTATAAGTAATTACCAGTTCTAGCtttctccttgtctctccaaaAAGTTTAGAATGGCTGTCATTAACAATTGTGGCAATGGGATCATGACACAGCTTTATGAGTATTCACTAAGGCAGCTTCAAtaccttcttctcttcttctttctgctaACCCCTTCTGCAACCTCATTAAACTTCAGTCTCTCGAGCTTTTCCGATGCAGACACTATAAAAATCGAGCCAGATGCTGAGATCTACAGGCAAGTCCTCCGACTCACCAATAGTTCTGTAGATGAATCACGGGGGGAAAGCGTCGGCCGAGCCACCTGGCAAGAACCCTTCCTCCTCCGCGAAATTGCCACCGGAAAGCTCGCTGATTTTACTACACACTTCACCTTTGCCATCGATACTGGATCTGAATCCACCTATGGAGACGGGCTGGTGTTCTTCATAGCGGAAAATGGTTCCTTACTCAACAGCACCCTAGGAAAAGGTGGCTCTCTCGGCCTCCCTGTCGAAAACCCGACAGATGGCCCGTCAAGAAATATTGGGTACAACTTTGTGGCGGTGGAGTTTGATATATTCCAGAATACTCAAGAATCCGTCGACGATCCCACCGGCCACCATGTGGGTATTGATGTCAACTCTCTCAAGTCCTTGAACACCAAGCCTTGGAATGGTAGTATCACAGATGGACAAAGCAATAGTGCTACGGTTACTTACAATTCTAGCACAAAAAATCTTAGCGTTGCCTTCACTACTTTTGTTAATGGTATCCAACAGATGGACTATCTTTCTCACCAAGTTGATCTGATAGAGTACTTGCCCGACTTGGTCATTGTCGGCTTCTCCGCTGCGACGGGGCATAAGTTTGCTGTGCACAAGATCCTCTCATGGAATTTTACTTCTACTAACCTGACTATCCCAGGAGATGGGGTGAGTGTAGCACTAGTCGTTGGGTTGAGTATTGGTGGATTCATTATCTTGGTTGGTGGGATGACATTGGTTTGGTTCATCTTTTGGAAGAAGAGGGAAGGAGGGGAAAGTGATGATGAAGATCCCATGGTTCTTAATAACGAATTTGAAAAGGGGACAGGCCCTAGGAAGTTTTCGTACAGCGAGTTGGCTCGAGCAACAAATAATTTTGTAGAGGGAGAGAAGCTTGGAGAGGGAGGTTTTGGTGGGGTTTATAGAGGCTTCATAAAAGACTTGAACTCATATGTTGCTGTTAAGAGGGTATCCAAGGGGTCTAAGCAAGGACTAAAGGAGTATGCATCGGAAGTAAGGATCATCAGTCGGCTAAGGCATCGAAATCTGGTACAACTAATTGGTTGGTGCCATGAAAAAGGTGAGCTCCTACTTGTCTATGAGTACATGGCCAACGGTAGTTTAGATTCCCATCTATTCAAATTAAAAAGCTTGTTAAGTTGGAGGGTAAGATACAAGATTGCTCAAGGTTTAGCCTCTGGCTTATTTTACCTACACGAAGAATGGGAACAATGTGTTTTGCACAGGGATATCAAATCCAGCAACATTATGTTGGATTCAAACTTTAATGTGAAACTTGGGGATTTCGGGCTAGCTCGACTTGTGGACCATGGAAAACAGTCGGAAACAACAATTATAGCTGGAACCAGAGGCTACATGGCTCTGGAATATGTTACCACAGGAAAGGCTAGCAAGGAATCGGATGTCTACAGCTTCGGAGTTGTTGCTTTGGAAATAGCCTGCGGAAGGAAACCTATTGATCTTACGTTGATAAGTACTCAAATAATTATGGTGCAGTGGGTTTGGGAGCTTTATGGAGAAGGGAAAGTCATTGAAGCCGCCGATCCTGTACTTTCAGGAGATTTTGATGAGAAACAAATGGAGTGCTTGATGATCGTTGGGTTATGGTGTGCTCATCCGGATTACAGTATGAGGCCTTCAATACAACAAGCAATTCAGGTGCTTAACTTCGAAGTTCCATTGCCTAGTCTACCACCACATATGCCGATGGCCACCTTTCCTCCTCCAATATCATTATCCACGTTGTCTGGTTATACCACCAGCTCTGTAGGAGGGCAAACTGAGTCATCAGGCAACGGCTATACCACCAATTCCTCACAGTTCACAACATCTTCTGCAACAGCATCACATCAGTAATGGCGCGCAATAAGTGTAATATAATGATTTACATCAACCTGTAtccaattctttttcttttctggttaTTTGATAAGATTGTCGAGATTCTTGTATTCTTTTTAATGTAATTAAATAGCAGTACTTTTCTTCCAGAAAATTTGAGACCTGAAAAGGTATAGATCATATCTATATTGTTCACCTAAATCAGAGAGAGACAATTTCTCCATAAGAATTAAAATTAATGTAGACGGGAAATAGAACTTTAAAAATCTCTCTCATTTTCTTAAACTAcataaagaaatacaaaatggtCCAACCTGGCAAATTGGCAATAGTGCAGTACTGCAACTAGCCTGCAAAGCACCCTTTCCCAACTCGAACCTCTGTGTTAACTCTCCTCCAGTGTCCAGTCAGCATCGATCGGGTAAACCGGAAATCCGAAAGAAgcaaatatatttatattctaaATACAAAATTTCAACAATGAGAAGAACAATTAATACTTTAATTGGGAATCAGAAGCGCAGCTTCATTAAAATCTTGTGCAATAATAAGCATGAGATGCTGCTTTCTTTTTACCTTTCATGATAAGAGTACTTGTTCTGacattatcaaaattgaaattgttacaTAAATGACATTCCTGAGGAACAAGCTTCTATGTGAGTtctaacataaataacaagTTGCAAGGTGTCTCCAAACCGTGGTAATGTGGTATACATGAAAATAACCCGAGGAAATTATTCCATTCTTTCCTCATTTGGTGTTAGAAAGTATAATTCTTTGACTGAACCATAAGTTTGGAAAAAGTAACCTAGATGTGGAACCGAATCTACATGCATTGAACAAAGGTACCCCCGATCACAAGATTGGATTTCAGAACTTACATTTTCAACATCTGCATCCTCCAAAGTCTTTTCATGTCAGCAAATCATTCAACCAACAAAATCAAAGATAACCAATCTTTGCTTTACGATTGCACTTTATCTATTTGA
It encodes:
- the LOC112166635 gene encoding L-type lectin-domain containing receptor kinase IX.1, whose product is MAVINNCGNGIMTQLYEYSLRQLQYLLLFFFLLTPSATSLNFSLSSFSDADTIKIEPDAEIYRQVLRLTNSSVDESRGESVGRATWQEPFLLREIATGKLADFTTHFTFAIDTGSESTYGDGLVFFIAENGSLLNSTLGKGGSLGLPVENPTDGPSRNIGYNFVAVEFDIFQNTQESVDDPTGHHVGIDVNSLKSLNTKPWNGSITDGQSNSATVTYNSSTKNLSVAFTTFVNGIQQMDYLSHQVDLIEYLPDLVIVGFSAATGHKFAVHKILSWNFTSTNLTIPGDGVSVALVVGLSIGGFIILVGGMTLVWFIFWKKREGGESDDEDPMVLNNEFEKGTGPRKFSYSELARATNNFVEGEKLGEGGFGGVYRGFIKDLNSYVAVKRVSKGSKQGLKEYASEVRIISRLRHRNLVQLIGWCHEKGELLLVYEYMANGSLDSHLFKLKSLLSWRVRYKIAQGLASGLFYLHEEWEQCVLHRDIKSSNIMLDSNFNVKLGDFGLARLVDHGKQSETTIIAGTRGYMALEYVTTGKASKESDVYSFGVVALEIACGRKPIDLTLISTQIIMVQWVWELYGEGKVIEAADPVLSGDFDEKQMECLMIVGLWCAHPDYSMRPSIQQAIQVLNFEVPLPSLPPHMPMATFPPPISLSTLSGYTTSSVGGQTESSGNGYTTNSSQFTTSSATASHQ